The proteins below come from a single Drosophila kikkawai strain 14028-0561.14 chromosome 3R, DkikHiC1v2, whole genome shotgun sequence genomic window:
- the sunz gene encoding calaxin produces the protein MNRIDLTMDDMANTKFLTMYSGLIKTMSTSSGFSYNEVLCLLIVFYKYALNNNARVMSSHQLYNLFLVIFGIVDVSIIDRISMNITQDGRSISPESWMRLFSVFFTGNLQERIKFAYNVYTSGGTLVLNREVVGLAIEKFFSGDDDDEVNELRADMCEFLFRKFDNDKDGVISYEEYSETVQNQPELLEFLGKVFPDNNNKTLVAYIHNLESCFPPERDL, from the exons CCAAGTTCCTCACGATGTACAGTGGCCTGATCAAGACCATGAGCACCTCCTCGGGCTTCTCCTACAACGAGGTGCTCTGCCTGCTGATCGTGTTCTACAAGTACGCCCTCAACAACAATGCCCGGGTGATGTCCTCCCATCAGCTCTACAACTTGTTCCTCGTCATCTTTGGGATAGTCGACGTGAGCATCATCGACCGCATTTCGATGAACATCACGCAGGACGGCCGCTCCATTTCCCCCGAGTCCTGGATGAGGCTGTTCTCCGTGTTTTTCACCGGAAATTTGCAGGAacgaattaaatttgcatataaT gTGTATACAAGCGGTGGTACGTTGGTCTTAAATCGTGAGGTGGTCGGCTTGGCTATTGAAAAGTTCTTcagcggcgacgacgacgacgaggtcAACGAACTCCGGGCG GATATGTGCGAATTTTTATTCCGAAAATTTGACAATGATAAAGATGGCGTTATAAGCTATGAGGAATACTCCGAAACGGTTCAAAATCAGCCAGAACTTTTGGAGTTTTTAGGAAAGGTCTTCCCcgacaacaataacaaaacattGGTCGCCTATATCCATAACTTGGAGTCGTGCTTCCCGCCAGAAAGggatctttaa